One segment of Triticum aestivum cultivar Chinese Spring chromosome 2A, IWGSC CS RefSeq v2.1, whole genome shotgun sequence DNA contains the following:
- the LOC123186373 gene encoding sister chromatid cohesion protein PDS5 homolog B-B-like: protein MEAIQPCLTAVVRKELLKHQDQDVKVLLATCFCEITRITAPEAPYSDDVLRTIFRLIVGTFGGLTDVNSHYFSRRVAILETVARYRACVVMLDLECNDLITDMFRTFLEIVR from the exons ATGGAAGCTATCCAACCATGTCTAACAGCAGTTGTCAGAAAAGAATTGTTGAAACATCAGGATCAAGATGTTAAAGTTCTCTTGGCAACCTGCTTCTGTGAAATTACAAGAATAACTGCACCTGAAGCTCCATATAGTGATGATGTTTTAAGG ACCATATTTCGTCTGATTGTTGGTACATTTGGTGGACTCACTGATGTTAATAGCCATTACTTTAGCAGGAGAGTTGCTATCTTGGAAACAGTTGCAAGATACCGGGCATGTGTTGTGATGTTGGACCTTGAATGCAATGATCTCATCACAGACATGTTCCGAACTTTTTTAGAAATCGTCAGGTAA